Part of the Ictalurus punctatus breed USDA103 chromosome 9, Coco_2.0, whole genome shotgun sequence genome is shown below.
tatatgtatttttttagtcctaaattaacattactatttattatgCAATGGAACAAtcggtaaattaaaaaaaaaaagattttacttttacttttgtatttattttttttcttttcgttcttTCCCTTGTTGATAGGATGCAGAGttataaacagatggaaagagCTAGTGACAGTGAAATCAGTAGTAGTGTTTGCAAAAATGCAGACTCACAGACATGTGATGTTTAATACATACAGTGTgaactttttaccatttttcATTTAGATTATTGTTTCACCCccacaacaacaccaacaacaacaccaggtaaaaatgtaattgtctTTAACCGGTGTATTCTCAGTAAAACTGCTCTGTCTCCTccattatttctctttatttggaTCTAGAAATCGTTTTTGGTTCTCCATTCTAGACCTTCTTCCATTCTTTAGTTTCCTATTTACTTAAACGTCCCTaactgaatattttctcactgtgtTTAAGAACCCACGACAACAGAAAGCTCACTGACAACAGGTAATGTTTCAGTACTGAATACTGACGtactgaatcagcaatcatattaatattaaaggaatgaattgattttgagttgatctattattaaatgtcagatttgtttagtttaatttatttcatttgatttgactttggagtttgcatgttctcccctcacatttgtgtaaatatttgatgatatcttttcatgtggcaacactgaagaaatgacactttgctacaatgtaaagtagcgagtgtacagcttgtgtaacagtgtaaatttaccgtcccctcaaaataactcaacacacagccattaatgtctaaaccgctggcaacaaaagtgagtacacccctaagtgaaaaacAGGATATGAGGGTGTATCTCAACAATGCATCAATGTATCATGAAACTTGATAAGTATCTTCAGTACTATGCCAGCAATGTACCCAAGACGTTTTATGTTTgtgccaccttgtggtcaaGAACTGTAAAAACTTTAAAATTTTTTCCATTATATCATTTGAAGAATTTGTGCAAAATTCATAGGTAATTTTCCTATAATTCACTGGAGTATGCTGATGTGAATGCATGCCAAGGTctgaaatttaatttaaatttttaatttgattttgaaaaaaaagagctaCTCCTCTTACAAactttgtccaatcatcaccaaatctGTCACATCATCTAcagagtaagcctcacaaaacttatttaaaaacttATAAAATGTTGAATATTCAAAATGGTTTGCCCATAATGTGCCAACAAATCTGATAACAAAgcagccaaacaggaagtgaggctgcaTCTCAGCAGTGACTTTGTTCAATGACACAAAGCTTGGTACACATCTTAAGGGCCATGACCTGAGGCTAAGCAACAAATTTTATTGAACAAATTtcacctactggtcaaaagtaacATTCACATGCTAAAAAATGCTCACGTCTAAGTGCCATTTTTGCAACTCCTTCTCCAAATTATGTCCAAtgttcaccaaatttggctcacatcatcttgagagtTGTCTGAATAAAAGTTATCAAAGGAACTCTGATATTCAAAAGAATTCTCCCATAACAGTCTTGCAAATTTTTGAAAATGCAAATCATActtgaatccctttgcctatAGTTATTGCTCTGCTTTGCTGTGATTCCTTAACCAATAATTGTAGCATGTCTGTAAATATGAGGCTCActgagtctgggtgcttggccccagaaaatgctgcttgcagctttattattattattattattattattattagtagtagtattggtttTTTTATTGCTAATGAATTTGGGATTTcactataaaatataaacatggcCTGGACTAGTGGGACTCAGCATGGCTATATAGTGAACAGTATAGAGGTTGGTAATGAAATACAAAGAACACAATAACTAGATGCATGGTTAGAGTTTTATGTCAAACGTTGAATGTCGTGCAGCCCGTGTGGATTGCTCCTCTGACTCGATGAACATTGCCATCCGTAAATCCTACCTGGACTCACTGGGATTCAGCTGGTACGACCTTTATCTTGATGACCATCGCTGCAGAGCTTCAACTGACAACTACTATGTCACCTTCAACTTCCGTCTCCATAGCTGCAGCACCAGGAGAACGGTaacactacactttatacaaTATTACATAACATCCAGTGATCCagtgaaatcccacaatgcactgcagtaGGGTAATGTCATGAACCGCACAAAGTACACTCTCAGGTACtgaattacccacaatgcaatatctggccaaaagtttgtggatggtcaggtgtccagaaacATTTGGCCAAATTGTGTACCATCAGTCAAAATACCCTGTTGGAGAGGTTAGTACagtaagaacaaaaaaaaaaaacacaagacaagtattggttgttttttttatttattgttatttttaaataacaaagtactggtgggtgggaattggagACCAGATTaaggagaaaatgagaaaaaaacattGCAACTCTGGAGGATAAATGTGTTGTCAGTCAAACTTTAGCTAATGGTGCTTAATTTTATATGCACTTATATGTACGTATTTATGTGCACTTCCCCCCAGACCGAGAATGGACGTATTATCTACACCAATAATGTGCGAGCAGCTCAGCCAACGTCGGATGAGATCACCCGAAATAATACAGTTTTCCCGTTGGTTGTGAGATGTGTGATGGAGCGTGATTCTTCAGTCGAGATTCTTTATGAGGCCAAAGAGATTACAAATGCAGCTATCACTGGAACGGGTCGGTTCAACACCACCATGGCCTTTTACCCATCCAGCAGCTTTTACTACCCCATCACCGATTCCCCGTACCGAGTGAACCTCAATCAGCAACTGTACGTGCAGGTGCAGCTAACCCCAGCCGAACCAAGCCTCCATCTGTTCATGGACTCCTGTGTGGCCTCGCCAAACCACGACTACAGCAGCCGCACCTATGACCTTATACGCAATgggtacaacacacacacacacacactcacacacaactaTAACAAGTACACTGACACAAGCAACATTGTCCCTGTAAACCAATAGCAATACCTCAGTGGACCCACCTTTTAAAGGCAACACAAATAATAGTGTGAGCGTGTGTAGCTGATTGTCAGGGTTCAACATGTGAGTTACACTTGGCCCAACTATTACCCCCTACCAAGCAGGATGTTAGTGATAAGCTAACATTGTGTCAGGCATAGTGAGTTGTATACAGGAATGGTTTCATTGAAGGTTGAGATAAAGTCAACAAATAGCATCTAACACTAGGATCCTCAGGCTTAAGAAGTTGGAGGAGGTTATGTAACCCCATTATAATGTAACTGAGGTAATAAAGTAATGTAGCTGCATTATAAACCGACCTGTTAGTCCTATATGTGAACTGCAGTTATTCCAGTAAGATGAGTGCCCCACCTGCTACCTCCTATGAGTCAGGAAGTTAGTGATCCCTAGATCCAACTAGGCAGGCATAGTATGTTGGGAAAATGTAGTGGAGGAGATCAGTAATGATTGTAGTTAAGGTTGAGCTGAAGTCTACCGATAGGCCTCAAGTGTAGGCTCCACAGGTGCCTTGAAATTATAGTCAGTATTTCTTGTTATTAGTGATGGTTTTCCATGCTGATACTGGGTTACACGTTAAGTCTTTCAGCTCTTCAGAGAAGTTTCTTTTGACTGCTCAAATACCCCTAGATTGTGTGTCTATGGTCGGGGCACTCACAATAGCAGATCGCAATTGTAAACATCAATGAAATGGTTCAAATACCATCAAAGACTTTTACCCCTCCAGCAGGTTTTCCTACACCAGCACTGATTTCCTCTCCTGAGTAAACCTCAATCAGGAACTGTTTACCCTTCAGCTTCTCTGAGAGGTGTTTTTGTTGCCCACAGTAGATCCTATTCCTTGTTGTACAGGTAGTTGTTCTCTCTTTGGTAGACATCTGTAACCTACAAAGCTGCCTAGGAATGTAAATGAAGTTGTATAAGGTGTCATAATATCCATGAACTCTTTAAGACCACTGCTTGCTATGTGCTGTCTCTATTTAGACAGTTCATGTAacaatgatgtatttatttttgtctttatcaTTTCAGCTGTCGGAGAGACAACACGGTAAACATATACAGAAATGGAAATCGTTACTTCGCTCAGTTCAGCTTCAGCGCATTCAAGTTCCTGCGCACACACAACCAGGTGTTCCTCAAGTGTGATGTCATTATCTGCCCTGACAACGACTACAACTCACGATGTCGCCAAGGATGCCGTTATCGCAGGAAACGAAGCACTAGCTCTGATCACCACACTGAGGTCCTCATCCTTGGGCCAATCACACTCAAAGGTCAGAGGACAACTTGTGAATTTTGAGTAGGGACTTTGAAAGACTCTTATTATGCAAAAAGTGTAGAGGAcaatcccataattctgttTACTACATAATATGGTGGACAGACATTTTAAGGAGGCGATGTATCATAAACTGCGATAAACAGAAAAGCAGGCTTATTGTGTATTCAgaatagtatttatttatttatttatttatttacaggtcCAGAGGAGGCTGAGGCCAAGACGGAGGACAAGGAGTGAACTCACACTGACTGATTAATTAATCACTTAAATATAGTTAACACTGAATAATAATCTGAATAAGCTTCCTCTATTAAAGCATTATCTAAAGGCAAGCTGGTGTGGTGTCATTGGTGTTATGATcagaaaattattatatttatctgTTAAAATCTGAAgaacttatatatacacagtacctAAAAGAAAGTGACTGTAGAGCAGTAGATTAAACGTATTGTGCTACACCACCAGATACCACTGGTTATGGGAAGACAGTTCTAGCAATGAAAATCTTATAGCAACACTAGCTGAAATGACAAACACAAGGTTCTTTGTTCACACAGAACGATGATcaaatttaataaagaaaacactCTATGTCATAgggaaatcaacaacaacaacaacaacaacaacagaatggTGTGATGTTACCacctcatttattaaagaatgtcctactttttatctatttattgttaggtttaatgttgttgaatggCCACAAATCAAGTTAGTTGATGTTCTcaattatgttatagcagctataaaaagttgttccctcaccaacctctctttatctctctcttgaggtaaacaagacaaaaaaaagttaaagaaaagaaaaaacttataataacctggttgcataagtatgcacacctCTTAACTAATACTTAATTAAAGCACATAttcttgtaatacagcactcagtgATTTTGAGTCTAAAGTTGAGTCTACCAAGGTAGCACATCGTCATTTGGCAATTTTAATACACGCTTCATTGCAAAAATGTTCCAAGACAAGATCacctgattaaacaggtggaatcgggtgtggctcctgcttggttggaatgaaaacctgcacccacaccggccctttccagataagatcgGACACGCCTGATCTAGATCTATCAAACTGCAATttgatctcctgtgcacagaaCTCTTTAAAGTCGTTCCACAGGGTTTCAAAAGGATTTACATCTGGGCTTGGCCTGGGCCATTCCAACCGatgatcttcttcttctgaagccattcctttgttgactaaGATGACAGACatcagcttaataaagttgcgGAATGTGTAAATGACATTAGATACTGGATGCTGGAACTTCTTCTCAGTAAcgctgacaagacagaagtacttctactcgagccagagacagatagaagtaatctttctgagtaTGTAGTACCACTTGATGGCCTTTCAGTCATATCATATTACGCCCTTACCCTAAAAActgttgtgtgattatagatGATCACATCAGTCACCTGATCCTGCAAACTTCTGCAACTCTCTTCTCACTGGTCTCTGTTTGTATGCTGTATTCATGTCCTGAGGTTCTCTCATGCACCTCCCCTACGTCAGCTGTCTTTGCATTCCAGACCTCAACAGGCTGCACCACATAATTTACCCTGGTTCAGATCCAGACTGTCCTTCTCTAAGTTCTAAAAAGACCAGGaccttgtgtttgtgtgatgtgtgttcTATCGATAACCTTTTATTAACAAAGTTGTATGTTAAATTGAAAATTAAACATAGAAGTACATATCTGAGTTCAAAAATTACTGTCTCTCTTCATAGTGAAGACAACTTTCTCCATTTCTTGACTGGGAGAGATACAGTATAGTGTCTTCATTGGCTAATAAGCTTTAACATGTTTTGAAGAGAGCTATATTTGTTTTAGCTTTAATAATCAATGAAGGTGTTTCCAGTTAGTTATTAgaaatgatttttgttttcattgcatTTTATTAATTGAATATACAAGGGGGAGAAAATGTCCTTGTCCTACGCTGAACAATTTTTCGATTATTTTCTGAAAGGTCTTATTTTTGAAGAGGGGTGCCCTTATTGAAATATGTAGTTAGTGCTGTTCATGGGAACGAGCTCAGCATTCACACAAGGGTTTTATTGGTGGCAGATTATAAAAGGGCATGCGTCAGAAAGATTATTATTTAACACACTCCATGCATGCACGAAGGAAGGGGTTATAATTCAGAGCAGTGACGGCTGATGGTGATTTTATCTGAagggctaaaatctaatatctgtCAATAGGTCAGCAAAAGTTATGGTTGAGCAATGCTTTATATCACAAGGTCTTacggtgaaaaaaaaaagaatgagagagtaaataatccacagtGTTCATGTTCATTGCACCACATCTGAgaggaatgttttattttagagaaaAACGCCATATTTGCTCATTTCAAAAAGTTTTAGATCAGTGATATAAGGTAGTTTTCATAATATAACATCCCATTCATTAAAttacataatattaaaaaatagaaaCTTTTTGAGGTTCCAGTTGAAGACTTTCGTCTAGATAAAGGCATTTTGAAGTGAATAATATTTTGACACATTATCTATACATTTACTTAAATATAAATCCACCCTTGGAGTTTGGAGCATTGTTTCTTGACTATGatttacagtcaggtccataagtatttggataGTGGCACAATTTTCGTCATTTTGCCCCGTACACCACCACAGAGGATCTGAAacgaagcaatcaagatgtgatcgAAGTGTAGAACTTCAGCATTAATTCaaagggtttaacaaaaatattgcatcaaaagttttgaaattacagccattcaaacagagtcccgccatTTTAAaaaggctcaaaagtaatcggaCAAAGAGGTGCCAGTGCAAGTGAATGAGgtcatcattaggctgaaaaaacaaacacaggtaCAGAAACAGTATGAGTGGCCAAAGCAACAATTTGGCACATTTTTaaaggaatgcactggtgatatcagcaacaccaaaaggcctggaagaccacagaagacaactaaagtAGATGAAGCACTGAATGTGtgtaggcaccctattgttattgtaccttttcttcatcttctgcttctggctagggtgtctaCGACAGCCCAAAGAACCATCttgtaaaaagttgtgaaattgaTGAATGTTGATGTGTTGATGAATGTGCGGGTCACCGAGTCTGGGTTCATGGCCCCCGAAAATGGTGGTTgcaacatattattattattattattattattattattaattaattaattaatttatttatttatttgctaaagCTACTGCATagatgtatacatatatttttagcAAGAGATAATGCTGGTATAGCCTAAGGAAATAGCAGCAATGTGCAGAAAGTAGTTTTGAATAGCATTTTATTGAAGGGAAACAATAGTAATTATTATTCCACTGTCTGTTGAAGTCTGGATTCTGGTCAGAAGTTGTTCCTTAATTTCATTAattgtaaattaatttgttttgtttaacccAGTATTTTGGTTTTGTATTAACACCTTTGAGTTCAGTTTGAAGTTTTAATTCTGATGGTGgaacagtaagtgtgtgtgtgtgtgtgtgtgtgtgtgtgtgtgtatgtgtgtgtgtgtgtgtatgtgtgtgtgtgtgtgggtgtgtgggtgtgtgtgtgtatgtgcttgcgagtatgtgtgtgggtgtgtgtgtgtgtgttttgtactaCATGTACTACAGACCACAGTTAAACGGGTTATAAAGGCCATTGTCTATTGTATAACCCTGCTTAACACAAATGTCTGGAATGCAGACAGGTGAGATCAACAAATAATATTAAACCCCATTCCTGCATTCCCACATGTATCTCTCTATTACAGCATATTCCAGGACATGAGCGTCATAAGGAAGTGGTTTATTTCTCCTCTTGTTGTCTATATAAACCTCTGTGAGGACAGAAATTCTGCAGGTGAGACAAGATGGAGTTTGGATTCGTGATATTTTTGCTCAGCTCTGCTCTTTTCGGGCACAGCTCTGGATTCACAACAGGTAAGTCTGCAATTAATCTTTTGAATAATTACTTGCTTTATGCTTTATTTAGAgtagcaaaaataaaagcattgtgCATTTTAATTGATGAGAATCTGTTCATCATCCTTTTGTTCACCACTTTAAAAGTAACTCTGATGTTATACATATTATgcaataaaacactccatgtcatgctgttacagtaatAATTGTTCAAAAGTTGTGGTACA
Proteins encoded:
- the LOC128633562 gene encoding CUB and zona pellucida-like domain-containing protein 1, producing the protein MNIAIRKSYLDSLGFSWYDLYLDDHRCRASTDNYYVTFNFRLHSCSTRRTTENGRIIYTNNVRAAQPTSDEITRNNTVFPLVVRCVMERDSSVEILYEAKEITNAAITGTGRFNTTMAFYPSSSFYYPITDSPYRVNLNQQLYVQVQLTPAEPSLHLFMDSCVASPNHDYSSRTYDLIRNGCRRDNTVNIYRNGNRYFAQFSFSAFKFLRTHNQVFLKCDVIICPDNDYNSRCRQGCRYRRKRSTSSDHHTEVLILGPITLKGPEEAEAKTEDKE